A genomic stretch from Candidatus Woesearchaeota archaeon includes:
- a CDS encoding HEPN domain-containing protein: protein MNSFIKKLKKEEKIKITEPSQEICFAYLEKSEKSLISAKTLTKIENYDDAVALTYYSMYYCSLALLYKIGIKSENHTATIILLKEFFKIDNKKLQEAKKERVDKQYYTDFKATKEDVKKGIIIAEEFNTEIREKIATLKKTEIQKIQEKIKQL, encoded by the coding sequence ATGAACTCATTTATTAAAAAACTAAAAAAAGAAGAAAAAATAAAAATAACAGAGCCAAGCCAAGAAATTTGCTTTGCTTATTTAGAAAAATCAGAAAAATCACTAATATCAGCAAAAACATTAACAAAAATAGAAAATTATGATGATGCCGTAGCACTCACATATTATTCTATGTACTATTGTTCTTTGGCATTATTATATAAAATAGGAATAAAATCAGAAAATCACACGGCTACAATAATTTTATTAAAAGAATTTTTCAAAATAGATAATAAAAAATTACAAGAAGCAAAAAAAGAAAGAGTAGATAAACAATATTACACAGACTTCAAAGCAACAAAAGAAGATGTCAAAAAAGGAATAATTATCGCAGAGGAATTCAACACAGAAATAAGAGAGAAAATAGCAACATTAAAAAAAACAGAAATACAAAAAATCCAAGAAAAAATTAAACAATTATGA
- a CDS encoding tail fiber domain-containing protein, whose protein sequence is MANLKKSRILTITIITLLILISSTLTLAQSNNARIAGYHTILYTDTITNMDLGSGGRVAISGGLDVSDTIIALGGNSGNWNTAFAQRGSQIAGLFLTWNSDTNKLDVSPTNIAQGTRTATTVLITSSTGTPATLNIATDTLAGVMSAADKSKLDGLPDSADNYASWTLAGDSGTAQTIGSMQTATITGGTGISTVAGSTRQVTINLDLVTVPRGGTGKTILAANKVLVGNGEDAVISPTNLHWDNTNSRLGIGITSPSRALDVSGDIAGTRLISTATDDQNHLEFSRNDANYIMATGGDSAYMAFITGDRARGVSGGQPNLVLKADKKSYFNDDVGIGIDAPTEKLHVKGNAIVTGNVYASAFIHDSDIELKENLVPLNNALNKITSLNTYTFNFKESKEQQIGIIAQELEKIYPELVHEKGEYKGVDYSLLVVPAIQAIKEQQEQINELTQKLEEQQQTINELTKLINS, encoded by the coding sequence ATGGCTAACTTAAAAAAATCAAGAATCTTAACAATCACAATAATAACACTGCTTATACTAATAAGCTCAACACTAACACTAGCGCAATCAAACAACGCTAGAATAGCAGGATACCACACAATTCTATATACAGACACAATAACTAATATGGATCTAGGTTCGGGTGGAAGAGTAGCGATTAGCGGAGGACTAGATGTATCAGATACAATAATAGCACTAGGAGGAAACTCAGGAAACTGGAACACGGCATTTGCACAAAGAGGAAGTCAAATAGCGGGACTTTTTTTAACGTGGAATTCAGACACAAACAAATTAGATGTTTCACCAACAAACATAGCGCAAGGAACAAGAACCGCAACAACAGTTCTAATAACATCAAGCACAGGAACGCCCGCAACGCTAAACATAGCAACAGATACTCTTGCAGGAGTGATGAGTGCAGCTGATAAATCAAAATTAGACGGACTCCCAGATAGCGCAGATAACTACGCGAGTTGGACATTAGCAGGAGATAGTGGAACAGCACAAACAATAGGAAGTATGCAAACAGCAACAATCACAGGAGGAACAGGAATAAGCACAGTAGCAGGATCAACAAGACAAGTAACAATAAATTTAGATCTTGTAACTGTACCTCGCGGAGGAACAGGCAAAACAATCCTCGCAGCAAACAAAGTCTTAGTAGGAAACGGAGAAGACGCAGTTATAAGTCCTACGAATCTACACTGGGACAATACTAATTCAAGACTAGGAATAGGAATAACATCACCAAGCAGAGCTTTAGATGTATCGGGAGATATAGCGGGGACTAGATTAATATCAACAGCTACAGATGATCAAAATCATTTAGAATTTAGTAGAAATGATGCTAACTATATTATGGCCACTGGAGGAGATTCTGCTTATATGGCATTCATAACAGGTGATAGGGCTAGAGGTGTATCAGGAGGTCAACCAAATCTTGTGCTAAAAGCAGATAAAAAATCTTATTTTAACGATGATGTAGGTATAGGAATAGATGCGCCTACTGAAAAATTACATGTAAAAGGAAACGCAATCGTAACAGGTAATGTATACGCGTCAGCATTCATACACGATTCAGACATAGAACTAAAAGAAAACCTTGTACCACTAAACAATGCATTAAACAAAATAACATCTCTAAACACGTACACATTCAACTTCAAAGAATCAAAAGAACAACAAATAGGAATAATAGCGCAAGAATTAGAAAAAATATACCCTGAACTAGTACACGAAAAAGGAGAATACAAAGGAGTAGATTACTCATTACTCGTAGTTCCAGCAATACAAGCAATAAAAGAACAACAAGAACAAATCAACGAACTAACCCAAAAACTAGAAGAACAACAACAAACAATCAACGAGTTAACAAAACTAATAAACTCTTAA
- a CDS encoding rhomboid family intramembrane serine protease: MKSRIRNVFFILIIVNISVFLLQFLLGDSFTRALMLVPEDILSRPWTLLTSMFLHGSPAHLLFNMYALFIFGGLIEQRIGTSRFLGVYLFAGLFAGVLYSVFSSVPALGASGAIMAVLGLAIMLLPDLQVLFFFVIPMSLRTAGIIFAAIDIFGLFNPGSGIAHLAHLGGLFVGLVYGFYLVSKKKKLVAKFVRPPKKVFGKKDTIELSDEDIEEYIKNGRL, encoded by the coding sequence ATGAAGAGCAGAATTCGTAATGTGTTTTTTATTTTGATTATTGTTAATATTAGTGTGTTTTTGTTGCAATTTTTGTTAGGTGATTCTTTTACTAGGGCTTTGATGCTTGTTCCTGAAGATATTCTTAGTAGGCCTTGGACTTTGTTGACTTCTATGTTTCTTCATGGTAGTCCTGCTCATTTATTGTTTAATATGTATGCTTTGTTTATTTTTGGTGGTTTGATTGAGCAAAGAATTGGTACGTCTAGGTTTTTAGGTGTTTATTTGTTTGCTGGTTTGTTCGCAGGTGTTTTGTATTCTGTTTTTTCTTCTGTTCCTGCTCTTGGTGCTAGTGGTGCTATTATGGCTGTTCTTGGTTTGGCTATTATGTTGTTGCCTGATCTTCAGGTTTTGTTTTTCTTTGTTATTCCTATGTCTCTTAGGACTGCTGGTATTATTTTTGCTGCTATTGATATTTTTGGTTTGTTTAATCCTGGTTCTGGTATTGCTCATCTTGCACATCTTGGTGGTTTATTTGTTGGTTTGGTTTATGGTTTTTATTTGGTTTCTAAGAAAAAGAAGCTTGTTGCTAAATTTGTTAGGCCTCCTAAGAAAGTTTTTGGTAAGAAAGACACTATTGAGTTAAGTGATGAAGATATTGAAGAATATATTAAGAATGGTCGTCTTTGA
- the ppsA gene encoding phosphoenolpyruvate synthase produces the protein MDKHNALILWFDQLGIEDVPIVGGKNASLGEMYRLLTPKGVKIPNGFALTAHAYRRFLEHNHLPDKIRETLQDLDTHNMDNLYERGHKIRDMIRSAEFPEDLKNTIKEGYKHMCIQYGNNTDVAVRSSATAEDLPDASFAGQQETYLNIKGESMLMEACKKCFASLFTNRAISYRQDKNFDHFNIALSIGVQKMVRSDLSTSGVMFSIDTETGFKDAILITAAYGLGENVVQGAVNPDEFYVFKPKLREGYKPIITKKIGSKQIRMVYDLQGNKTVKNIPVPEEEQRVFCINDEDVLTLAKWAQIIEDHYSEKAGYFKPMDMEWAKDGKSGELFIVQARPETVQSRKDLNVLETYVMKEQGERIVTGRSVGSRIGKGKANVIKDVKDIRQFKKGEVLVTDMTDPDWEPIMKIASAIVTNRGGRTCHAAIISRELGIPCLVGSGNATEKLKTGEDITVDCSQGDEGYVYKGLLNFEIEKLDLGAVKKPKTKIMMNVGDPSQAFDLSFIPNEGVGLAREEFIINNSIVAHPLALMNYDTLKDQEAKQKIKELTYGYEDKKQFFVDKLAQGIGTIAAAFYPKDVIVRLSDFKSNEYANLLGGKEFEPVEDNPMIGWRGASRYYDPKYKPAFDLECKAFHKVINEYGLDNIIIMVPICRTVEEGKKVLKILEENGLKQGHKGLKVYAMCEIPSNVILAEEFLDVFDGYSIGSNDLTQMTLGVDRDSELVSHVYDERNEAVKKFLRRVIKVANDKEKYIGICGQAPSDFPDFAEFLVEEGIQSISLNPDTVVKTRITIAEKEEQLGR, from the coding sequence TTGGATAAACATAATGCTTTAATTCTGTGGTTTGATCAATTAGGAATAGAAGACGTACCAATAGTAGGTGGAAAAAACGCATCATTAGGAGAGATGTACAGATTATTAACGCCGAAGGGAGTAAAAATACCTAATGGCTTTGCATTAACAGCGCACGCTTATAGAAGATTCTTAGAACACAATCATTTACCTGACAAAATAAGAGAAACACTGCAAGACTTAGATACTCATAACATGGATAATTTATACGAAAGAGGACACAAAATAAGAGATATGATAAGAAGCGCAGAATTCCCAGAAGATCTAAAAAATACAATAAAAGAAGGATACAAACACATGTGCATTCAATACGGAAATAATACTGACGTCGCAGTAAGAAGTAGCGCTACAGCTGAGGATTTACCTGATGCTAGCTTCGCAGGACAACAAGAAACTTATTTGAATATAAAAGGAGAATCAATGTTAATGGAAGCCTGCAAAAAATGTTTCGCATCATTATTCACAAACAGAGCAATAAGCTACAGACAAGACAAGAACTTTGATCATTTCAACATAGCACTAAGTATAGGTGTACAAAAAATGGTGCGATCAGATTTATCAACGTCAGGAGTTATGTTTTCAATAGATACAGAAACAGGATTCAAAGACGCAATACTAATAACTGCGGCTTACGGATTAGGAGAAAACGTAGTACAAGGAGCAGTAAACCCTGACGAATTCTACGTGTTTAAACCAAAACTACGAGAAGGATACAAACCAATAATAACAAAAAAAATAGGATCAAAACAAATCAGAATGGTTTACGATTTACAAGGAAACAAAACCGTGAAAAATATACCAGTACCGGAAGAAGAACAAAGAGTTTTCTGCATAAACGACGAAGACGTATTAACACTTGCTAAATGGGCGCAAATAATAGAAGACCATTACTCAGAGAAAGCAGGATACTTTAAACCAATGGATATGGAATGGGCAAAAGACGGAAAAAGCGGAGAATTATTCATAGTACAAGCAAGACCAGAAACAGTACAAAGCAGAAAAGACCTTAACGTACTAGAAACTTACGTAATGAAAGAACAAGGAGAAAGAATAGTAACGGGAAGAAGCGTAGGCTCAAGAATAGGAAAAGGAAAAGCAAACGTAATAAAAGACGTAAAAGACATAAGACAATTCAAAAAAGGAGAAGTACTAGTAACAGATATGACTGATCCTGACTGGGAACCAATAATGAAAATAGCCTCAGCAATCGTAACAAACAGAGGCGGAAGAACCTGTCACGCGGCAATCATTTCAAGAGAATTAGGAATACCTTGCTTAGTAGGTTCAGGAAACGCAACAGAGAAACTAAAAACAGGAGAAGACATAACAGTAGATTGTTCACAAGGAGATGAAGGATACGTATACAAAGGCTTACTAAATTTCGAAATAGAAAAACTAGACTTAGGCGCAGTAAAAAAACCAAAAACAAAAATAATGATGAACGTAGGGGACCCGAGCCAAGCATTCGATTTAAGCTTCATACCAAACGAAGGTGTAGGATTAGCAAGAGAGGAATTCATAATAAACAATAGCATAGTTGCACACCCTCTTGCACTAATGAACTACGATACATTAAAAGATCAAGAAGCTAAACAAAAAATTAAAGAACTAACGTACGGATACGAAGATAAAAAACAATTCTTCGTAGATAAATTAGCACAAGGAATAGGAACAATTGCGGCCGCGTTCTACCCAAAAGATGTAATCGTAAGATTGTCAGATTTTAAATCAAATGAATACGCAAACCTGCTAGGAGGAAAAGAATTCGAACCAGTAGAGGATAACCCTATGATAGGATGGCGAGGAGCATCAAGATACTACGACCCAAAGTATAAACCAGCGTTTGATTTAGAATGTAAAGCATTCCACAAAGTAATAAACGAATACGGATTAGACAACATAATCATAATGGTGCCTATTTGTAGAACAGTAGAAGAAGGAAAAAAAGTACTTAAAATACTGGAAGAAAACGGATTAAAACAAGGACACAAAGGATTAAAAGTATATGCTATGTGTGAAATACCTTCCAACGTCATATTAGCAGAAGAATTCCTAGACGTATTCGATGGATACAGCATAGGAAGCAATGACTTAACACAAATGACATTAGGAGTAGACAGAGATTCAGAATTAGTAAGTCACGTATACGACGAAAGAAACGAAGCAGTCAAAAAATTCCTAAGACGCGTAATCAAAGTAGCAAACGATAAAGAAAAATACATAGGAATATGCGGACAAGCACCAAGCGACTTCCCAGACTTCGCAGAATTCTTAGTAGAAGAAGGAATACAAAGCATAAGCCTAAATCCTGACACAGTTGTAAAAACAAGAATAACAATAGCAGAAAAAGAAGAACAACTAGGAAGATAA
- a CDS encoding nucleotidyltransferase domain-containing protein, whose amino-acid sequence MSQINYEIVLELIKKNNHIRGLAKALNTNQTTIARKMQELEQQNLVDYVYEGKNKVYFLKNNLETKEYKKIIEHYKLLEIIKKQPRLRKIVEKIKSNPDIKLAILFGSYAKHTQQESSDIDIYVETKNKQIKKEIELQDSKINVKTGDFNKESLLTKEIIKNHIILKGVDRYYELIY is encoded by the coding sequence ATGTCACAAATAAATTACGAAATCGTTTTGGAACTAATAAAAAAGAACAACCATATAAGAGGATTGGCAAAAGCACTAAACACGAATCAAACAACCATTGCGAGAAAAATGCAAGAGTTAGAACAACAAAACCTTGTTGATTATGTTTATGAGGGAAAAAACAAAGTTTATTTCTTAAAAAATAACTTAGAAACAAAAGAATACAAAAAAATAATAGAACACTACAAACTCTTAGAAATAATAAAAAAACAACCAAGACTAAGAAAAATAGTAGAAAAAATAAAATCAAACCCAGACATAAAATTAGCAATATTGTTTGGTTCATATGCAAAACACACACAACAAGAAAGTAGCGATATTGATATATATGTTGAAACAAAAAATAAACAAATAAAAAAAGAAATAGAATTACAAGATTCTAAAATTAACGTAAAAACAGGGGATTTTAACAAGGAAAGTTTATTAACAAAGGAAATAATAAAAAATCATATAATTTTAAAAGGTGTAGACAGATACTATGAACTCATTTATTAA
- a CDS encoding Bro-N domain-containing protein: MNQNNKTNNLVVFQNKKIRRIRYNEEWFFSVVDVVRVLTDSSDAKDYWYRLKKRESEVGVELSTNCRQLKLESSDGKFYATDCANTKSLFRIIQSIPSKKAEPFKQWLAQVGYERIEEIENPELGQDRIKNYYELKGYPKEWIDKRLRGIAIRQELTQEWKNRDIKTEQEFAILTNEISKATFGKTIPEYKEFKQLQKKNQNLRDHMTDLELIFTMLGEASTTVITKEKDSQGFQECKNSANKGGNVAKRAREDLEKNLGKSVISEDNFLPKQKSKKKLD; encoded by the coding sequence ATGAATCAAAATAATAAAACCAATAATTTAGTAGTATTTCAAAATAAAAAAATCAGACGAATAAGATATAATGAAGAGTGGTTTTTTTCTGTTGTTGATGTGGTGCGAGTTTTAACAGATAGTTCGGATGCGAAAGATTATTGGTACAGGCTAAAAAAGAGAGAATCAGAAGTCGGCGTTGAGTTATCGACAAATTGTCGACAACTCAAATTAGAATCCTCCGATGGTAAATTTTATGCTACTGATTGTGCGAACACAAAATCTCTTTTTAGAATAATTCAATCAATTCCATCAAAGAAAGCCGAGCCATTCAAGCAATGGCTTGCGCAAGTTGGTTATGAACGTATTGAAGAAATAGAAAACCCAGAACTAGGTCAGGATAGAATAAAGAATTATTATGAATTAAAAGGATATCCTAAAGAGTGGATAGATAAGCGACTTAGAGGAATCGCGATTAGACAAGAACTAACACAAGAGTGGAAAAATAGGGATATAAAAACAGAACAAGAATTTGCGATACTAACTAACGAGATTAGTAAAGCCACATTTGGTAAAACAATTCCTGAATATAAAGAATTCAAACAACTACAAAAAAAGAATCAAAATTTAAGAGATCACATGACTGACTTAGAACTAATATTTACCATGCTCGGTGAAGCTTCTACGACTGTGATAACTAAAGAAAAAGATTCTCAAGGATTCCAAGAATGCAAAAACTCTGCAAACAAAGGCGGAAATGTTGCGAAAAGAGCTAGAGAAGACTTAGAAAAAAATCTGGGGAAAAGCGTAATCTCTGAAGATAATTTTTTACCAAAACAAAAAAGCAAAAAGAAACTAGACTGA
- a CDS encoding glycosyltransferase family 4 protein, producing the protein MKVLKLGWEFPPFFAGGVGMVCAALSDALVNHGIDLTYVMPSGPEDLYQDLNQKRSPCGKGKFKIIITNNRYKNVRLKTAKINSLLTAYTDTLSYKKEYESYIERGKNLTKNKPIYGKDLKQEIYRFAEQVKLLVEDEEFDVIHSHDWVTNIAGIALKEKTGKPLIAHVHITEFDKTGQTCADPEVYEIERRGMHESDLIIVVSNKIKQTCMERYGVPEHKIRVIHNAATPMNDNVFYDNKHIKATDKVVLFAGRVTLQKGPDYFVDAAKLVLEKQPNTMFIVAGSGDMLPQIIEKVARIGLSEKFIFTGFYTREQAEKLFSMADVFVMPSVSEPFGVVPFEAQIKKTPTIISKQSGIAEVLYHTLKVDFWDVRELANKILALLKYTTLNKELSEKGYWEAKLSTWDKPATRCIEVYNEAINMKK; encoded by the coding sequence TTGAAAGTATTAAAACTAGGTTGGGAGTTCCCGCCTTTCTTCGCAGGAGGCGTAGGCATGGTGTGCGCAGCACTATCAGACGCATTAGTAAATCATGGCATAGATTTAACTTACGTAATGCCCTCAGGACCCGAAGATTTATATCAAGATTTAAACCAAAAAAGATCACCTTGCGGTAAAGGAAAATTCAAAATAATAATAACGAATAACCGTTACAAAAATGTCAGATTAAAAACAGCAAAAATTAATTCTTTACTAACAGCATACACAGACACATTATCATACAAAAAAGAATACGAATCATACATAGAACGAGGAAAAAATTTAACTAAAAACAAACCAATATATGGAAAAGACCTAAAACAAGAAATATACAGATTCGCAGAACAAGTAAAACTACTAGTAGAAGATGAAGAGTTCGATGTAATACACTCACATGACTGGGTAACAAACATAGCAGGAATTGCACTAAAAGAAAAAACAGGAAAACCACTAATAGCACACGTACACATAACAGAATTTGACAAAACAGGACAAACTTGTGCAGACCCAGAAGTATACGAAATAGAACGAAGAGGAATGCACGAATCAGACCTAATAATAGTAGTAAGCAATAAAATAAAACAAACATGCATGGAAAGATACGGAGTACCAGAACACAAAATAAGAGTAATACACAACGCCGCGACACCTATGAATGATAACGTATTCTACGATAACAAACACATAAAAGCAACAGACAAAGTAGTACTATTCGCAGGCAGAGTAACCCTACAAAAAGGACCAGATTATTTCGTAGACGCAGCAAAATTAGTCCTAGAAAAACAACCAAACACTATGTTCATAGTAGCAGGATCAGGAGATATGCTACCACAAATAATAGAAAAAGTAGCAAGAATAGGACTATCAGAAAAATTCATATTCACAGGATTCTACACAAGAGAACAAGCAGAAAAGTTATTCAGCATGGCCGACGTATTCGTAATGCCAAGCGTAAGCGAACCATTCGGAGTAGTACCCTTCGAAGCACAAATCAAAAAAACACCAACAATAATATCAAAACAATCAGGCATAGCAGAAGTACTATACCACACATTAAAAGTAGACTTCTGGGACGTCAGAGAATTAGCAAACAAAATACTAGCATTACTAAAATATACAACATTAAACAAAGAATTAAGCGAAAAAGGATACTGGGAAGCCAAACTATCCACATGGGACAAACCAGCCACGAGATGCATAGAAGTATACAACGAAGCAATAAACATGAAAAAATAA
- a CDS encoding glycoside hydrolase family 57 protein translates to MVSICFYFHVHQPHRLGKYGVLDFGEHSNYFDEQKNKEIMHKVTKKCYLPTNKVLLDLIKKHKGKFKISFSITGTVLEQMEKYSPEALESFKELIKTGHVDIVGETYHHSLAYIFSKEEFKEQVKLHEKKIKELFGIKPKVFRNTELIFNNELAKFVQDLGYKAILAEGADHVLNGRTPNHVYKSVFADKIKLLLKNYKLSDDIAFRFSNKEWNEHPLTVDKYSRWINEINGGGELVNLFMDYETFGEHQWEDTGIFEFMKHLPEELLKHPHNEFLTVTEAAEKYPIRDTIDVHNYVSWADIERDLTAWLGNPLQDSAMQALYKIEKHVKETKDEELIRDWRNLTTSDHVYYMCTKWFNDGDVHKYFSPYDSPYDAYIIFMTVLNDFVRRIHQKQQKQKDTTFTYEIRENPELLLETKTN, encoded by the coding sequence ATGGTAAGCATATGCTTTTACTTTCACGTACACCAACCACACAGACTAGGAAAATACGGAGTACTAGACTTCGGAGAACACTCAAACTATTTTGACGAACAAAAAAACAAAGAAATAATGCACAAAGTAACCAAGAAATGCTACTTACCAACAAACAAAGTATTATTAGATTTAATAAAAAAACATAAAGGAAAATTCAAAATAAGCTTCAGCATAACAGGAACAGTACTAGAACAAATGGAAAAATACTCCCCTGAAGCACTAGAAAGCTTCAAAGAACTAATAAAAACAGGACACGTAGACATAGTAGGAGAAACATACCACCACAGCCTAGCATACATATTCTCAAAAGAAGAATTCAAAGAACAAGTAAAATTACACGAAAAAAAAATTAAAGAACTATTCGGAATAAAACCAAAAGTATTCAGAAACACAGAACTAATATTCAACAACGAACTAGCAAAATTCGTACAAGACCTAGGATACAAAGCAATACTAGCAGAAGGAGCAGACCACGTATTGAACGGAAGAACACCCAACCACGTTTACAAATCAGTCTTCGCAGACAAAATAAAATTATTATTAAAAAATTACAAATTAAGCGATGACATAGCATTCAGATTCAGCAACAAAGAATGGAACGAACACCCATTAACCGTTGATAAATATTCAAGATGGATAAATGAAATAAATGGAGGAGGAGAACTAGTAAACCTATTCATGGATTATGAAACATTCGGAGAACACCAATGGGAAGACACAGGAATCTTCGAATTCATGAAACACTTACCAGAAGAATTACTAAAACATCCACACAACGAATTCTTAACAGTAACAGAAGCAGCAGAAAAATATCCTATACGAGACACAATAGATGTACATAACTACGTATCATGGGCGGACATAGAACGTGACTTAACAGCGTGGCTAGGAAACCCACTACAAGATTCAGCCATGCAAGCACTATACAAAATAGAAAAACACGTTAAAGAAACAAAAGACGAAGAACTAATAAGAGACTGGAGAAACCTAACAACATCAGACCACGTATACTACATGTGCACAAAGTGGTTCAATGATGGAGACGTACACAAATACTTCAGCCCATACGACAGCCCATATGACGCATACATAATATTCATGACGGTTCTAAACGACTTCGTTAGAAGAATACACCAAAAACAACAAAAACAAAAAGATACAACATTCACCTACGAAATCAGGGAGAACCCTGAACTACTCCTGGAAACAAAAACGAACTAA
- a CDS encoding glycogen/starch synthase: protein MNQKNLVPEAEHLIEISWEICNKVGGIYSVISTKAKKTKEIYKEYTCIGPYIEEQAKQEFQEKEPPKEYQEAFNTIKNKGINARYGTWLIKGQPNTILLEFSGTINKINELKQWLWEKHEIDSYKSRWDFEEPMLFSYAAAELIHELEQRKKQKTALQTHEWMTGFTILFLKNKQTKIGTTFTTHATMLGRSIAGNNQDLYGTLGKFNPEEKAKELNVEDKHTTEKACAHTAETFTTVSQITSREAEYILSKKPHVLTLNGLDTDLFPSMEEASIRHRKEKKDIQEFLEYMFFPYYSFDTNNNLTFYLASRYEFENKGMDIFIKALSKLNQHLKEKNNKITITALFLIAMPNQGVKKELLEQKNYYRHIKKYIHQNNKSLPQKIIQHFTNGEKTQPCELFTEEFIEELKKEIKRFKKQGNPEICTHNIQNEEQDPIINLAKQEGLNNNKENPVKIILYPAYLNGADGLFNKEFYELIPGTHLGVFPSYYEPWGYTPLESAALGVPAITTDLAGFGRYIQEQEQEEQKGIYIIKRDYKNKEKAIQELYEVFKEYTEYTHSERVEHKIQAKKLANTADWKDLIKNYVEAHNHSLKKILI, encoded by the coding sequence ATGAATCAAAAAAACTTAGTTCCAGAAGCGGAACACTTAATAGAAATATCTTGGGAGATATGTAATAAAGTAGGCGGAATCTACTCAGTAATCTCAACAAAAGCTAAAAAAACAAAAGAAATATACAAAGAATACACTTGCATAGGGCCATACATAGAAGAACAAGCCAAACAAGAATTTCAAGAAAAAGAACCACCCAAAGAATACCAAGAAGCATTCAACACAATAAAAAACAAAGGAATAAACGCGAGATACGGCACGTGGCTAATAAAAGGACAACCAAACACGATATTATTAGAATTCTCAGGAACAATAAATAAAATAAATGAACTAAAACAATGGCTATGGGAAAAACACGAAATAGATTCATACAAATCAAGATGGGACTTCGAAGAACCAATGCTTTTTTCATACGCAGCAGCAGAACTAATACATGAATTAGAACAAAGAAAAAAACAAAAAACAGCGCTACAAACACATGAATGGATGACTGGGTTCACAATACTATTCCTAAAAAACAAACAAACCAAGATAGGAACAACTTTCACAACGCACGCGACGATGCTAGGAAGAAGCATAGCAGGAAATAACCAAGACTTGTACGGAACACTAGGAAAATTCAACCCAGAAGAAAAAGCAAAAGAACTAAACGTAGAAGACAAACACACAACAGAAAAAGCATGCGCACACACAGCAGAAACATTCACAACAGTATCACAAATAACATCGAGAGAAGCAGAATACATACTAAGTAAAAAACCACACGTATTAACACTCAACGGATTAGACACAGATTTATTCCCATCAATGGAAGAAGCATCAATAAGACACAGAAAAGAAAAAAAAGACATACAAGAATTCCTAGAATACATGTTTTTCCCCTATTATTCGTTTGACACAAATAATAATTTAACATTCTACTTAGCAAGCAGATACGAATTCGAAAACAAAGGAATGGACATATTCATAAAAGCACTATCAAAATTAAACCAACACCTAAAAGAAAAAAACAACAAAATAACAATCACGGCACTATTCTTAATAGCAATGCCGAACCAAGGCGTAAAAAAAGAACTATTAGAACAAAAAAATTATTACAGACACATAAAAAAATATATACATCAAAACAACAAATCACTACCACAAAAAATAATACAACACTTCACAAACGGAGAAAAAACACAACCTTGCGAATTATTCACAGAAGAATTCATAGAAGAACTAAAAAAAGAAATAAAAAGATTCAAAAAACAAGGAAACCCAGAAATATGCACGCACAACATACAAAACGAAGAACAAGACCCAATAATAAATCTAGCCAAACAAGAAGGACTAAACAACAACAAAGAAAACCCAGTAAAAATAATACTATACCCTGCATACCTAAACGGAGCAGACGGATTATTCAACAAAGAATTCTATGAACTAATACCAGGAACACACCTAGGAGTATTTCCGAGCTACTACGAACCATGGGGATATACACCCCTAGAATCAGCAGCACTAGGAGTGCCAGCAATAACAACTGACCTAGCAGGATTCGGAAGATACATACAAGAACAAGAACAAGAAGAACAAAAAGGAATATACATAATAAAAAGAGACTACAAAAACAAAGAAAAAGCAATACAAGAACTATACGAAGTATTCAAAGAATACACCGAATACACACACTCAGAAAGAGTAGAACACAAAATTCAAGCCAAAAAACTAGCAAACACAGCGGACTGGAAAGACCTAATAAAAAACTACGTAGAAGCACACAACCACTCACTCAAAAAAATCTTAATTTAA